In Aeromicrobium sp. A1-2, the DNA window TGGCGCAGCTCGAGGAGGTTCTCGAGGCAGCGGTCGTCGGCCGCCCCGAGGAGATCCTCGGCGAGGTGCCGGTCGCGTACGTCACGCTCTATCCCGGCTCGACGGTGACCGAGGACGATCTGGTCGCGCACTGCCGGCTGCACCTCACGAGGGTCAAGGTGCCCGAGAGCATCACGATCGTCGAGGCGTTGCCGCGCAATCCCGTGGGAAAGATCGACAAGCCCGGACTACGCAGGGCGCTGCAACCGCAGACCGCCTGACCCACCCCACCCAGGAACGACAGCGCGAGAGCTTCTCGCGTCGGTTCCCGCTGCACGCACGAAGGAGCACGAGATGGCATCAAGACAGCCGACATGCCGCCGGTCGACCCGGCCGAGTTCGGATCACTCCCGTTCATGGAGCGGATGAAGCTGCTGGCGATCCACTGGGGCGAGTACGGCTTCGGCGGCCCCAAGCAGATCCACCTGCTCTACGTCTTCAAGCTGATCTTCTACGTCCTGGTCGGCTACACGATTGTGTGGGCGACGACGCCCGGGCTCGGCGGCTGGGCCGAGGTCGGCAACTTCTGGGGCGAGCCGATCCTCTACCAGAAGCTCATGGTCTGGACGATCCTGTTCGAGAT includes these proteins:
- a CDS encoding DUF3556 domain-containing protein, producing MPPVDPAEFGSLPFMERMKLLAIHWGEYGFGGPKQIHLLYVFKLIFYVLVGYTIVWATTPGLGGWAEVGNFWGEPILYQKLMVWTILFEILGLGASSGPLAFKFSPMIGGSLYWTRRNTLRVPPCRPDVRHSDFRSRSWARDRPWRGRTGPPV